In the Microplitis mediator isolate UGA2020A chromosome 5, iyMicMedi2.1, whole genome shotgun sequence genome, ttttttcatcgGCGTTTTTTATCCTTGTCTGGAGTCCCGATTTAATGCTGGCGATGTCGTCAAGTAAAAACATTCTGCCAACGGACTCGTAAGTTTTTGTATTTGCTGGTAAATTAGCAACTTCGGCGATTGTTAATTCGGACCGTTGCTTAGATCTTTTGAGTGAATCGATTTGCAAATCCgctaactttattttttgtgcTGTATCTGTTACTTTTTCTTGTAACTCACTGAAGGCTTTTACTAATTCTTCATCACGTGCGCgtgccatttttatttatttatttgtaagtttTGTTCTTCAATTCAACagaacaaatatttaaataataaatttgttgacTAAGATAATAGcaaacttataaaatttataaattatttgtacacaaattaattacactgCCTTTTTATGGTTAGGTTTCATTTGGcaatgtaattttatagtatatatattgtcaGAAATATTTAGAGAGTCATCTGGTTATAGTATTCTATCATTTTCTTATTACGTCTGTTGGTaacaaaggaattttttttttataccgataatttattcattgattattaaaatatttgacttTTATATCCGAAGTTCGAGTAATGAGACATAGATATTGttgtaattaaattcttaACATTTGaatccatttaatttaatctgcAGAGATGCAAataaagtcaaaaataaaaatgcagtgaaattgaattattattaaaatagacTCAGAATGTTCGGGAAATTCTctaaaattaatagaatttaCTGCGAATCAGTGGATACTCACTATTTCTTCAACttgattttcaattaaatctaATTCACGGACAAAACCGGAAACTTAAAATAGAGTCATTACCGTTTTTTAAAGGGTACATTCCGAAATGTGGTGCTGCAGTTTTTGCGCAAAACActtatgtgtttttttttcttttatatttcaattatttctatctgattctgccgccattttattttgatttctgatttctgatttttaattcttttcctattattaaaaaaaaaaaaaaaaaactaaaaatatgca is a window encoding:
- the LOC130668277 gene encoding prefoldin subunit 1; translation: MARARDEELVKAFSELQEKVTDTAQKIKLADLQIDSLKRSKQRSELTIAEVANLPANTKTYESVGRMFLLDDIASIKSGLQTRIKNADEKISTLENNKTKLSQSLQESKDSIREMVQQKQNK